The genomic region TACCTGACAGCCATGGAAGCCCACGGACGCAACATAAACCCGGAGCTCTTGACCGCCGCCAAAAAGGGCAGCGAGATCGTGTTCATCTCCTACGCCACACTCTCCTCCACCGAGGACAAGATCAAATTCGCACTCCTGAAGCTCCTCGAGCAATTCGGGAAGGAGGAGCTGCTCACCCCGGTGTTCTCCTGCATCAAGGAGCTCATAGCCAACGCCACGAAGGCGAACGCCAAGCATATCCTGGTAAACGAGGGAGTCATCTCCGATACCGACGACGTGATCGCGGTCGTGCAGAAGATCCGGACCATCCTGAACGAGGAGGCCCTGCTCGCGTACGGGATCAAGGCGAAGGAGTCCCGCCTTACGACGCGGACCTACCTGAGGCTTCACGGCGACAGGCTCGTCGTCGAGGTCGTCAACAACCTGCCGCTTCAGAAAAGGGAGCTCTTCCGCATCCATGACAGGATCGAAAAGTCGTCCAAGTACGACAGCATCGCGGAATTCTACCTGGAGAACCCCGACCCGGCTGCCGAGGGCATGGGGCTGGGGCTTTCAATGGTGGTGGTGCTCTTGAAAAGCATCAACGTCAATTACAGGAACTTCAGCGTGGTCACGGAGCGCGGCAAGACCTTCGCCCGCATCGTGTTCCCCCTCGCCACCGCCTGATTCAGGCGCCTTTCTTCCTTAAATACGCCATTACCATGGACATGCTCGTCTTCGTGACGTGGTCGATATTATAAAGCTCCTTGTGGAAGGTCCACTGGATGGCCGCGTTCATGATCATGCCCACCACGGCAAAGGCCGTGTTCTTCGAGTCCACGGGCTGGAATTCCCCCGCCTGGACCCCCGCGTCTATGGTCAGCCTCACCTCGTCGCAGATAATACTGTAGATCTTCGCGTGTATGTTCTGCACACGCGGGTTGATGGGAATCTGCGCCCAGAAGTCGACGAGCACCGTGTAGAGGGCCGGATGCCCCTTGGCGGTGACGATGAAGGCGATGAGTATCGCCTTGAGCTTCTTCTCGGCGGAACGGTATTTCTGGGAGCGCTTCCTGATGGTGTCCTCGATCACCCGGTACATCTGTTCCAGCAGGTAGACGAGGATGTCTTCCTTGGTCTTGAAATAGTGCAGTACGCCGCCCTTCGAGAGTCCCGCCATGTTCGCGATGTCTTCGATCGTGAAATTGTTGTAGCCCTTCTGCGCGATGACGTCATAGGCCGCCTGCAAAATCTGCATCCTTCTCTTTTCTTCTTTTTCCGCGTTTCTCGTTGTCATGTCATTCCACGTGTAGTGAGTTTTATATTTTCCGCCGTTACTTGGGCACGATATAGTACTCCTCGCCCCCCATGCCCTTGCAGTCGAGTGCGCCGTCCCGCACCAGGCCGTCCAGCGCCGCGCGAATCTCGGTTGGAGCAGCCCCGAGCGTACGCTCCAGGTCGTCCAGCGTCGAGGGCCTGCGCTCCAATGTCGCGAGCAGGCGCTTCGCCAGGTCCCCGGACGCCGCGCCCCCGGCCTGTACGTCCCTGAGCGCGCGCCGCGCCACGATCTCCACCGTGAACCCGGCGAAAAACGCCGCCGCGCGCTCAAGGTCCTCCCTCGATGCCGGGCGCACCCACGGCTCGGTCCCCGGACGGTCCAGCGCGTTTATCTGGATGCGCGCGGGGCGGATTCTCCCGCACGCGTCGCGTATCCGCGCAAGCTCCTCTGCGCCGTCGTTGATGCCCGGGACCAGGAAGACCTCGACGATGAGCTCCCCCGTAAATTCCCGCGCGAGCACCGCGAGCCCGTCCACGACTCTTGCCGCGGTGATTCCCGGCGCGGGCCGGTTGATGGACGCGAATGCCTCCTCCCCCGCGGCGTCCAGCGAGGGAACGAGTACGTGGGCGTCCAGCACCGCGCGCCTCACGTCTTCACGCCAGAAGAGCGTGCCGTTGGTGAGCACCGCCGTGCGGTAGGACGGGTACGCCTCCCTGATATGCCGGATGATGCGGCCCAGGCCGCTGTGGAGCGTAGGCTCCCCCGATCCGGAAAAGGTGATCACGTCGAGCCCGGGCCCGGGGGCCAGGTACGCGTCAAGCTCCGCGATCACCGCGGCGGTGGGAACGTACTCGGCCACGTCCGCGGTGAGCGCGGTCGTGCACCCGCATTCGCAATATACGCAATTCAAAGAACACGTCTTAAAGGGGACCAGGTCGACCCCCAGTGAAAGCCCCAGGCGTCGCGAGTTAACGGGTCCAAAAAGATACTTCATTCACTACCGAGCCCCCGCGGGCGAGAGCTCCACCTGCATCCTGATCGAGACGAACTGACCCTGCATCCTTCCGATAACGGCCGCCGTCTTCAGCCTGTTGAGCACCCCGACCACCTGCGGCCCCGCGCTGAAACTGCCCAGGAGAAGCATGGCCTTGAGCCAGCTTTCGCCGCGAAGGTTCAGATACCACGCGAGGAACACGGACGCGTCAAGATTTTTTATCGATTCCTCCCCGGTCACGGAGAAAAAGCCCGCCCCGCCGGAAAGCACCTCGCGCAGCATCCCCTCGTCATTCGAGAAATAGAGCTGTTTCCCGGAGGCGAGCGCGTACAACCGGTTGCTCCTTTCGTCCAGGAACCAGAACGCGGAATAGCCCCCTATCTCCGTTTCCCCGTAGCGGTCCCCGGGATTCTTCTTCCTCCCGTTGGCCTTAAGCTTTTTCCACAGCGCCGATGCGCCCTCGGCGTCGTGCAGGGGAAGCATGAGCGCGATTCCGTCCATGGACCCCGACGCGGTCGCGGGCCGGACGGCGACGTTCACGTAGCCGTCAAAGCGCTTAATGAAATCCTCGCGCAGGTCGATACCGGAATCCTTTCCGAACGACGCGAGCGATTTCCGATACTCTTCGCACACGGCCGAAAAGGCTCCCTGCCCCTTCACGCACGCCTCGTCGAGCGATTTCAGGTTGAGCGAACAATAGAGATAGGCGACCGGGTTTGCCGCCGGGAGCAGGTTCGCGGGAAGCCCCGGCCGGAACAGGGTGCGGATGAACTGCTCGGCCTGCGTCCCCTTCCCCGGCGCCGCGCCTATGACAAGGCTGATCGCCCCGCCCTTGCGGGAAAGCCCGGCGGCGACATAGTCCATCCCCTGGATCCCCGAATTTTCAAGGGCACCCATCGCGTTCTTGCGCGCGTCGGGGGCGTCTTCCTCGATCACCTCGCCCCCGCTCTTCCCGCCCGCAGTTCTCTTTTTCTTCTTTTTCTGCTTAATGGAGGGAGCGGCCTCGGTTTTGGCATCGCCGCCCGCGTCGCGGAAAAATGCGCCCCGGATGAACACGTTTATATCTTCCGCGGGCGCGGCCTGCTCCCGGTACGCGCGGAACACCGGGTCCCCCGCAAGCGATGCCGTCGCGTCGATCGCGCGAAGCCCGATCGCTTCCTTTATGAGCGCGTCCGTGTTGGCGAAGAGAAGGCATCCGTCCACGCCCGCGAAGTACACGTCGGTGAGCATCTGGTAGATCGCGGTCCCCTGGTGCATGACCATCGCGGGATTGAGGTCCAGTCCCTGCTTGTCCGCGTGATACTGCTTTACCAGTTTCACGAACGCCGGCGGCGCCTCGCTTTCATTGGTAACGGGAATCAGTATCATGATCTGCCGGTCCCCGCGCTCCCCCGGCACGAAGGCGAGCGCCGCGGGCCGCGCGGCGTCAACGCCCGCGCGCGTGATCGACCCGGGATCGAGCAAGTCTATGCCGGTCCTGGTCTTGAAGTCGCGGATCCAGGTTTCCGCCCCCTCCCCCGCCCCGGCAAGATTTTCGAGCGCGTACGAGGCGAGCGGGAGAACGCGCGCCGCCCCGGCGGTATGCGCGTACAGGAGCGCGCGCGCCGGGATGAGCAATGCCTCGTCGCGGGCCTGCGCCGCCGCGGGGCGGTTCGGGGATGCCGCGCAGCACGCGATGATGGACCATATTAGACCGTGAAGGATTCGTGATTTCATACAGGCAGATTCTCTCATTAAAGGGAAAATGGCAACTACATTCCGGCCGGGCGGCGTCCCGGACCCCGCCCGTTTAAAAAGATCAGAAATTCAAATATTAATTTGACTGTCCACCGGATTTTCATAGCATACGCTTTAATTTTGGCCCGTGTTACGGCACCGGCCCGGAGGACGGCCCCATGAGCGAATGCGAAATCAAGCGCAGCTACGAGGAGATCAACGACAAGATACGGCAGGGCAAGGCCGTCGTGCTCCGCGCCGACGAGATGACGAAGCTCGTCGCGTCGGAGGGGGCGGCAAGCGCCTTCAAGAAGGTCGACGTGGTGACCACCGGCACTTTTGGAACGATGTGCTCCTCGGGGGCATTCATCAACTTCGGGCACACCAGGCCCAAGATGAAGGCCGAACGCGCGTGGCTCAACGACGTGGAGGCCTACGGGGGGCTCGCCGCGGTGGACCTGTATATCGGCGCGACGCAGGTGCAGGAGGACGATCCCCTCAACAAGGTTCACCCCGGGAAGTTCAGGTACGGCGGGGGACACGTGATCGAGGACCTCATCGCGGGCAAGGGCATCAAGCTCAAGGCCCGGTCCTACGGAACGGACTGCTATCCCCTGCGCGAATACGAGACGACTGTCACGCTCAAGGACCTCCGCGACGCGTTCATGTACAACCCGCGCAACGCCTACCAGAATTACAACTGCGCGGTCAATCTTTCCCGGCGCACTATCTATACCTATATGGGCATACTCCGCCCCAAGCTCGCGAACGCGACCTACTCAAGCGCGGGCGAGCTCTCCCCCCTCCTGAACGATCCCTACTACTGGACCCTGGGCACGGGGACGCGCATCTTCCTGGGGGGCGCGGCGGGCGCGATAAGCTGGCGCGGCACCCAGCACAACCCCGCCGCGATGCGCGGGGAAAACGGTGTGGTCCGCGAGGGGGCCGGCACCCTCGCGGTGACGGGCGACATGAAGGAGATGTCGCCCGAGTTCATACGGGGCGCCTCGCTCACCGGTTACGGGTGTTCGCTCATGGTGGGGGTGGGCGTGCCCATCCCCATACTCAACGAGGAGCTCGCGCGCTTCACCGGCGTATCGGATAAAGACATCTTCTGCCAGGTCGTCGATTACGGCGAGGACTACCCCAACGCCGTGAACCGCTCCCTGGCCGAGGTGAGCTACGAGGAGCTTAAATCCGGAAAGATCGAGGTCATGGGCAAGAGCATTCCCAGTGCGCCCCTCTCGAGCTATCCCATGGCGAGAAAAATCGCCGACCGGCTGAAAGGCTGGATACAGGAAGGCGGGTTCACCCTGGGCGTACCCCAGATTCCGCTCCTCACGGTGCCTTCCCGGAAGTCCTGAGCATGGAGCTTCGCCGCGGCGAGCGGGTGTATCGCGATTTCGGGGACTCGGCGCGATGGACCAGCTACCGCGTGAAGGTCGAAACCACCGACCTCTACGTACGCACCCGCGGGGATTACACAGAACCCCTCACCGCGCTCGTTGCCGGACTGCGGGACGCGCTTCGTGCGCACATGGATATCCAGCCGGAATTCCTGAGCTCGTTCTCCCCCGTCCCCCGGGTACCGGGGGCCCCCGGCATCGTCGAGGACATGTACGCCGCCTCGGAGGCCGCCGGCGTGGGACCCATGGCGGCGGTGGCCGGCGCCGTCGCGGAGCGCACGGGACGAATGCTCGCCGGGCTTTCGGAGGAGGTAATCGTCGAGAACGGCGGCGACATCTGGCTTCGCGTCAATCAACCGGTCAGGATCGCGGTCTTCGCGGGCCATTCCCCCTTCAGCGGGCGCATGGGGCTTATCGTAAAGCCGGAGAGAACGCCCCTGGGGGTATGCACCTCGTCGGGGAAGGTGGGCCCTTCCTTTTCCTTCGGCAGGGCCGACGCCGCCACCATCTTCGCCGACACCGCCGCCCTCGCCGACGCCGTCGCCACCGGGGCGGGCAACCTTGTCAATGACGACAGGGACCTGGAGCGCGCGGCCAGCTATGCCATGGGCGTACCCGGGGTCCGCGGCGTGCTCGTGCTGCTGGGCGATTCGATAATCGTCCAGGGTGAAATCGAGCTCACCGCCCCCTGAATTCCCCAGTGGGAGACCTGAATATCTCAGCCTTCATTATCTGCCTGAAAACCAAAGGTTTTTCTCACCTTAGGCCCTTGCCCCCTCCGGGGGTGCGGGGGCCCAAAAAAATAAAACGCGCCCGCCGCCTTATTATATTCATACATGGCTCTTTGTTGATTTAATTTTTAATCACACCCGGAGGTATGCGATGAAAAAGATACTGGCGGCGATCGTAGCGATCCTGCTCGCGACGGGCGCCTTTTCTTCACTCTATGCCCTGGACCTGATCCTGGGCGCGCGGGGCGGCTATTTCCTGTGGGACCCGCTCATCAAGGATATCGGTCCGGAGCAGT from Spirochaetota bacterium harbors:
- a CDS encoding TetR/AcrR family transcriptional regulator, with amino-acid sequence MTTRNAEKEEKRRMQILQAAYDVIAQKGYNNFTIEDIANMAGLSKGGVLHYFKTKEDILVYLLEQMYRVIEDTIRKRSQKYRSAEKKLKAILIAFIVTAKGHPALYTVLVDFWAQIPINPRVQNIHAKIYSIICDEVRLTIDAGVQAGEFQPVDSKNTAFAVVGMIMNAAIQWTFHKELYNIDHVTKTSMSMVMAYLRKKGA
- a CDS encoding radical SAM protein, translating into MKYLFGPVNSRRLGLSLGVDLVPFKTCSLNCVYCECGCTTALTADVAEYVPTAAVIAELDAYLAPGPGLDVITFSGSGEPTLHSGLGRIIRHIREAYPSYRTAVLTNGTLFWREDVRRAVLDAHVLVPSLDAAGEEAFASINRPAPGITAARVVDGLAVLAREFTGELIVEVFLVPGINDGAEELARIRDACGRIRPARIQINALDRPGTEPWVRPASREDLERAAAFFAGFTVEIVARRALRDVQAGGAASGDLAKRLLATLERRPSTLDDLERTLGAAPTEIRAALDGLVRDGALDCKGMGGEEYYIVPK
- a CDS encoding UPF0280 family protein; protein product: MELRRGERVYRDFGDSARWTSYRVKVETTDLYVRTRGDYTEPLTALVAGLRDALRAHMDIQPEFLSSFSPVPRVPGAPGIVEDMYAASEAAGVGPMAAVAGAVAERTGRMLAGLSEEVIVENGGDIWLRVNQPVRIAVFAGHSPFSGRMGLIVKPERTPLGVCTSSGKVGPSFSFGRADAATIFADTAALADAVATGAGNLVNDDRDLERAASYAMGVPGVRGVLVLLGDSIIVQGEIELTAP